A genomic region of Pseudoalteromonas piscicida contains the following coding sequences:
- a CDS encoding response regulator transcription factor → MSQVQAIIADDHPLFRSALKQAAAQAIGHEPIKEASTLDSLFEMLLAHPETELVFLDLSIPGAKGLEGLARLRNQYPDILVIMVSANESAAIISQCIALGASAYIPKSSSLELISDAIKLVIEGETWLPEIVDIAPENDSEQAQFARNLEKLTPQQYRVLTMIADGLLNKQIAYAMSIQETTIKQHVSAILKKLNVYNRTQAGILFNQLATDVHLDDEAST, encoded by the coding sequence ATGTCTCAGGTGCAAGCAATCATCGCTGATGACCACCCATTATTTCGCAGCGCACTCAAACAAGCCGCTGCACAAGCGATTGGTCATGAACCCATCAAAGAAGCCAGTACCTTAGACAGCTTATTCGAGATGTTGCTCGCGCATCCTGAGACAGAGCTAGTATTTTTGGACTTATCTATTCCTGGTGCGAAAGGTCTCGAAGGTCTTGCCCGGTTAAGAAATCAATACCCTGACATATTAGTGATCATGGTTTCAGCCAACGAATCGGCAGCCATTATTAGCCAATGCATTGCCCTCGGGGCAAGCGCTTATATTCCCAAATCGTCCTCTCTAGAGTTGATCAGTGATGCCATCAAGCTCGTTATAGAAGGAGAAACTTGGTTACCCGAAATCGTAGATATCGCGCCTGAAAATGACAGCGAACAAGCACAATTTGCACGTAATTTAGAAAAACTAACTCCCCAGCAATATCGAGTATTAACGATGATTGCCGATGGCCTTTTGAATAAGCAGATTGCGTATGCAATGTCGATTCAAGAGACCACCATCAAACAGCATGTTTCAGCTATTTTAAAAAAGCTCAATGTGTATAACCGCACCCAAGCTGGGATCCTCTTTAATCAGCTGGCTACGGATGTACATCTCGACGATGAAGCGAGCACATAA